The following coding sequences lie in one Vitis vinifera cultivar Pinot Noir 40024 chromosome 19, ASM3070453v1 genomic window:
- the LOC104877567 gene encoding uncharacterized protein LOC104877567, with protein MTWQEGRLQCRAELGQKYKGEEMISLETPRPGSPPSPPGSPPPSLPGSPPLDRPGSALPPSSPGSPPPLDHPGSAPPPSSPGSPPPLDHPGSAPPPSSPGSPPLLDHPVSPPPLDHPVSPPPPSFPGRAPPPGRPRIASPPDSPGAPAPYLPPRPPRRPGAPTLSLLPGPPRRLDSPPTNLQPRPPARPGAPPYDLPPRPLALACASPPGLLPRPPARRPCHPPISPPFHIRPCHPPRSPPVHIVRMSKPPPRPYTGGKPPPYYPPKSTTPNRGPASSSGTKGGSRGASIPETKGRSQGASSPETKLGNRGVSSSETKGGSHGASISGTQDSSSKGGKTNETENRQIPAQRNWELKPYPASALPADPPEKRCLSVSKKCGCCIL; from the coding sequence ATGACATGGCAGGAGGGTCGACTTCAGTGCCGGGCGGAACTAGGGCAAAAGTACAAAGGGGAGGAGATGATAAGTTTAGAAACACCAAGGCCAGGCTCACCGCCCAGTCCTCCTGGCAGCCCACCGCCAAGTCTTCCGGGCAGCCCACCACTAGATCGTCCAGGAAGCGCACTACCACCTAGTTCTCCTGGCAGCCCACCACCACTAGATCATCCTGGAAGCGCACCACCACCTAGTTCTCCTGGCAGCCCACCACCACTAGATCATCCTGGAAGCGCACCACCACCTAGTTCTCCTGGCAGCCCACCACTACTAGATCATCCTGTAAGCCCACCACCACTAGATCATCCTGTAAGCCCACCACCACCTAGTTTTCCTGGCAGAGCACCACCACCTGGTCGTCCTCGAATTGCATCACCACCTGATTCTCCTGGCGCACCGGCGCCTTATCTTCCGCCTAGGCCACCTCGTCGTCCTGGTGCACCAACACTCAGTCTCCTGCCTGGACCACCTCGTCGTCTTGATTCACCACCAACTAATCTTCAGCCTAGACCACCAGCTCGTCCTGGTGCACCACCATATGATCTTCCGCCTAGACCACTAGCTCTTGCTTGTGCATCACCACCTGGCCTTCTGCCTAGACCTCCAGCTCGTCGTCCTTGTCATCCGCCCATATCTCCACCTTTTCATATTCGTCCTTGTCATCCCCCTAGATCTCCACCTGTTCATATTGTTCGTATGTCTAAACCTCCACCTAGACCATACACTGGGGGAAAGCCACCGCCATATTATCCACCAAAATCAACTACACCGAATAGGGGGCCAGCATCAAGCTCAGGGACAAAGGGAGGGAGTCGAGGAGCATCAATCCCAGAGACAAAGGGAAGAAGTCAAGGAGCATCAAGCCCAGAGACAAAGTTAGGGAATCGAGGAGTATCAAGCTCAGAGACTAAGGGAGGGAGTCATGGAGCATCAATCTCAGGCACACAAGATTCATCAAGCAAGGGAGGTAAAACCAATGAAACAGAAAATAGACAAATTCCCGCTCAAAGGAATTGGGAGCTTAAGCCTTATCCTGCAAGTGCTTTGCCGGCGGACCCTCCAGAAAAACGATGCCTTTCTGTTTCTAAAAAGTGCGGCTGCTGCATACTCTAG
- the LOC132253419 gene encoding uncharacterized protein LOC132253419 codes for MDLHRSTLLQTDQAVDKHFNRENCKFHADDLHVHGIMKRKLDDIVNKNLKPFAICCLKNIASRMRNTTSLMEPKVGTCIRQKWPVHDNLSMADMKLIMFKPALLLGAQTNISQLLQLPQFIGGISPPGSFHQQPNGHQCLMISDAPRPGASPGSPGRTPTTSPPGSAPSPCHPGSAPPPTDPPASCAAPPSSLGSAPPLGSPDAPPPSGPPGSEPSPSPPGSAVPPPGSTGAPPPTGPPGSEPSLSPPGSAPPTDPPGSAAPPPGSPGAPPPTGPPGSEPPPSSPGSAPPPGLPPSPPLTPGAPSSGPLPRSPPRRSAATPASLLLRPHGRPLRFPLRRGRPGPSPLGLPPRQSDTPDAPPPCSPPKSTAPNRGEASSSGTKGGRTSESENRKNPTQRNWELKPYPAGALSAPPTTSVIHPRRPPTSPPYRIIGTSKPVPTPYTGIKPAPYHPPNYPPKPTAPVPTPYTGRGKPPPYYPPKSTTPNRREESSLRTWRESPGASGSRTKGGSQEPPNSGTKEGRQEPAGSGTKGGSQEPSSSVTQSSSSAGGITNEPENRRNPTQRNWELRPYPASALPADPPKKNKCNCCTQ; via the exons ATGGACTTGCACCGATCAACACTGCTGCAGACAGATCAAGCTGTCGACAAGCATTTCAACCGGGAGAATTGCAAGTTCCATGCTGATGATCTTCACGTCCATGGAATCATGAAG AGAAAGCTGGACGATATTGTGAATAAAAATCTCAAACCTTTCGCTATCTGCTGTCTGAAAAATATTGCGTCAAGGATGAGGAACACCACCTCCTTG ATGGAACCCAAAGTCGGAACTTGCATAAGACAGAAATGGCCAGTTCATGATAATTTAAGCA TGGCAGATATGAAGTTAATTATGTTCAAGCCAGCACTACTTCTTGGTGCCCAAACCAATATTTCACAGCTGCTGCAACTTCCTCAATTCATTGGAGGAATTTCTCCTCCTGGATCTTTTCACCAG caaccaaatggacATCAATGCCTGATGATCTCCGATGCACCAAGGCCAGGCGCATCACCTGGTAGTCCTGGTCGCACGCCGACAACTAGTCCTCCTGGCAGCGCACCATCACCTTGTCATCCTGGAAGCGCACCACCACCAACTGATCCTCCTGCCAGCTGCGCAGCACCACCTAGTTCCCTTGGAAGCGCACCACCACTCGGTAGTCCTGATGCGCCACCACCAAGTGGTCCTCCTGGCAGTGAGCCATCACCAAGTCCTCCTGGCAGCGCAGTACCACCACCTGGCAGTACCGGTGCGCCACCACCAACCGGTCCTCCTGGCAGTGAGCCATCACTAAGTCCTCCTGGAAGTGCACCACCAACTGATCCTCCTGGCAGCGCAGCACCACCACCTGGTAGTCCCGGTGCGCCACCACCAACCGGTCCTCCTGGCAGTGAACCACCACCTAGTTCCCCTGGAAGCGCACCACCACCTGGTCTTCCTCCTAGCCCACCTCTTACTCCTGGTGCACCATCATCTGGCCCTCTGCCTAGATCACCTCCTCGTCGTAGTGCAGCAACACCTGCTAGTTTACTACTTAGACCACATGGTCGTCCACTTCGTTTTCCACTTAGACGAGGTCGTCCTGGTCCCTCACCACTTGGTCTTCCGCCTAGACAATCCGATACTCCTGATGCACCACCACCATGTTCTCCACCAAAATCAACTGCACCAAACAGGGGGGAAGCATCAAGCTCAGGGACAAAGGGAGGGAGAACCAGTGAatcagaaaatagaaaaaatcccaCTCAAAGGAATTGGGAGCTTAAGCCGTATCCTGCGGGTGCTTTGTCAGCGCCGCCGACAACTTCAGTTATTCATCCTCGTCGTCCGCCTACATCTCCACCTTATCGTATTATTGGTACGTCTAAACCTGTACCTACACCATACACTGGTATAAAGCCAGCACCATATCATCCACCAAATTATCCACCAAAACCTACTGCACCTGTACCTACACCATACACTGGTAGGGGAAAGCCACCACCATATTATCCACCCAAATCAACTACACCAAACAGGAGGGAAGAATCAAGCTTAAGGACATGGAGAGAGAGTCCAGGAGCATCAGGCTCAAGGACAAAGGGAGGGAGTCAAGAACCACCAAACTCAGGGACAAAGGAAGGGAGGCAAGAACCAGCAGGCTCAGGGACAAAGGGAGGGAGTCAAGAACCATCAAGCTCAGTCACACAGAGTTCATCAAGCGCGGGAGGTATAACCAATGAACCAGAAAATAGGCGAAATCCCACTCAAAGGAATTGGGAGCTCAGGCCTTATCCTGCGAGTGCTTTGCCGGCGGacccccccaaaaaaaacaaGTGCAATTGCTGCACGCAATAG